From Salinibacter grassmerensis, the proteins below share one genomic window:
- a CDS encoding calcium/sodium antiporter: MASFLLVAGVVLLVVGAEGFVRGASRLATGLGISPLVVGLTVVALGTSAPEGAVSVGASLKGQPEMALGNVVGSNIFNVLLTLGLTALLTPLAVSSRLVRLDVPLGIGAATGVLLLAMDGTIGRVDGLALIGGLVAYTSLLLYEVRAGPEADTGQQPGTEQSKAPRWVWSGGLILGGLVLLVLGARWIVTGAVDLAQRLGVSELVIGLTIVAGGTSLPELATSVLAGIRGRREMAVGNVLGSNLINLLAVLSFSALVAPSGVPVPPSVLWFDLPVMIATAVACLPIFFTGQVVARWEGALFLGYYGAYMGYLLLAATQHDALSAFSTVMWGFVFPLTALTLLGASIREWWSKGQ, translated from the coding sequence ATGGCCTCTTTTCTTCTCGTTGCGGGAGTCGTATTGTTGGTGGTAGGGGCCGAAGGATTCGTGCGGGGCGCGTCGCGGCTGGCAACCGGGCTGGGCATCTCGCCGCTCGTAGTGGGGCTTACGGTTGTGGCGCTGGGGACGAGTGCTCCGGAGGGGGCGGTAAGCGTGGGGGCGAGCCTAAAGGGACAGCCCGAAATGGCGCTGGGCAATGTGGTGGGAAGTAACATCTTCAACGTTCTTTTGACCCTCGGCCTCACGGCGCTCCTTACGCCTCTCGCCGTGTCGTCCCGTCTCGTGCGGCTGGACGTGCCCCTGGGCATCGGGGCCGCGACGGGGGTGCTGCTCCTTGCGATGGACGGAACCATCGGGCGCGTCGACGGCCTCGCCCTGATTGGGGGACTCGTGGCCTACACGAGTCTGCTCCTCTACGAAGTGCGCGCAGGTCCGGAGGCGGACACGGGGCAACAGCCGGGGACGGAACAGTCGAAGGCGCCACGCTGGGTTTGGAGCGGGGGACTGATCCTCGGGGGCCTCGTTCTCCTCGTGCTCGGCGCTCGATGGATTGTAACGGGGGCGGTGGACCTCGCCCAGCGGCTCGGGGTGAGTGAGCTCGTGATCGGCCTTACCATCGTGGCCGGGGGGACGTCCCTCCCCGAATTGGCCACCTCAGTGCTGGCTGGAATCCGGGGACGGCGAGAGATGGCCGTGGGCAACGTGTTGGGCAGCAATCTGATCAACCTTCTCGCTGTGCTTAGCTTCTCGGCCCTCGTGGCGCCCAGTGGGGTGCCCGTCCCCCCGTCGGTCCTGTGGTTCGATCTCCCCGTCATGATTGCGACGGCCGTGGCCTGCCTGCCCATTTTCTTCACCGGACAGGTGGTGGCCCGGTGGGAGGGGGCACTCTTCCTCGGCTACTACGGGGCGTACATGGGGTATCTCCTCCTCGCCGCAACGCAGCACGATGCGCTGTCCGCATTCAGTACGGTGATGTGGGGCTTTGTCTTTCCCCTGACGGCGCTGACCTTGCTCGGGGCGTCCATCCGAGAGTGGTGGAGCAAGGGCCAATAA
- a CDS encoding site-specific integrase, with product MPDDAPSPSPELELSLRELRDHLQAFQDDYLEEKSDETVGTYRRSLNSFEKWFVQQNNFRFTEDGVREYKRYLMEDRDLSQVSVSTYLTALRRFCQYLTDIGDLTENPATGVKGNRRPETHSRSVLTESDIEKLEEVVDDATQIDKRDHAIVSLMLYAGLSEIEIVRADVEDLEHTLMGPVLRVQGKGREVKDQEAPLDPPVLEAVEAYLDTRTDVHPEDPLFVSHGHRSKGKRLKTRSVRSRINGYLKEAGIKRKGVTPHSLTHTAALLWLNDGMPLEEVKERMRHGTLDTTMIYYKKQGLLKRDPEELEELDV from the coding sequence ATGCCCGACGACGCCCCTTCCCCCAGTCCGGAGCTCGAGCTCTCCCTCCGAGAATTGCGCGACCATCTCCAGGCCTTCCAGGACGACTACCTAGAGGAAAAAAGTGACGAGACAGTGGGCACGTACCGCCGCTCGCTGAACTCATTTGAGAAGTGGTTCGTCCAGCAGAACAACTTCCGGTTCACCGAGGACGGCGTGCGCGAGTACAAGCGCTACCTCATGGAGGACCGCGACCTAAGCCAGGTGTCCGTATCCACGTACCTCACGGCCCTGCGGCGCTTCTGCCAGTACCTTACCGACATCGGCGACCTGACCGAAAACCCGGCCACGGGCGTCAAGGGCAACCGGCGGCCCGAGACGCACTCCCGCTCCGTGCTCACAGAGTCCGACATCGAGAAGCTGGAGGAGGTCGTGGACGACGCAACCCAGATCGACAAGCGCGACCACGCGATTGTCTCGCTCATGCTCTACGCCGGCCTCAGCGAGATTGAAATCGTACGGGCCGACGTAGAAGACCTAGAGCACACCCTTATGGGCCCGGTGCTTCGCGTGCAGGGCAAGGGGCGCGAGGTAAAGGACCAGGAGGCGCCGCTCGACCCGCCTGTTCTGGAGGCCGTGGAGGCGTACCTGGACACCCGGACGGACGTGCACCCCGAGGATCCACTGTTTGTGTCTCACGGTCACCGGTCGAAGGGGAAGCGGCTCAAAACCCGGTCGGTGCGGAGCCGCATCAACGGCTACCTCAAGGAGGCCGGAATCAAGCGCAAGGGGGTCACGCCGCACAGCCTCACCCACACAGCGGCCCTCCTCTGGCTCAACGACGGCATGCCGCTCGAAGAGGTGAAGGAGCGCATGCGTCACGGCACCCTGGACACGACCATGATCTACTACAAGAAGCAAGGTCTCCTCAAGCGCGACCCCGAAGAGCTGGAAGAGCTAGACGTGTAG
- the corA gene encoding magnesium/cobalt transporter CorA, producing MSFPDRDLTSLNPEQKAGLPPGSVVFVGEERTDPVEFRILEYGPEHLLETDHEGLDEVLQYRDTTPVTWINVTGVHEESVIQTIGDHFHVHPLIQEDIVHTGQRPKLDPQEDYLYLVVKMLYFDEDRGGELRAEQVSFLVGERNLISFQEDPGDVFDPIRKRIRNGRGHIRDRGPDYLAYALIDVIVDHYFVVLETIGARTEDLEDDIMGEEPGDVEDEIHDLRRDLIFMRRMTWPMRELLHQLERLDSSLWADHNQPYVRDTYDHVVQVLDLVESLRDTASGLHDLHMTSISNRMNEIMKVLTIIGTIFIPLTFVAGIYGMNFEYMPELAWKWAYPTAWGVMIALAGVLLLYFRRREWI from the coding sequence ATGTCTTTTCCCGACCGCGATTTGACCTCCCTGAATCCGGAGCAGAAAGCCGGATTGCCCCCCGGCTCGGTCGTGTTCGTGGGGGAGGAGCGGACCGATCCGGTTGAGTTTCGGATTCTGGAGTACGGCCCGGAGCACCTTCTTGAGACCGACCACGAGGGCCTCGACGAGGTGCTCCAGTACCGGGACACCACCCCCGTCACGTGGATCAACGTCACCGGGGTGCACGAGGAGTCCGTGATCCAGACCATCGGGGATCATTTTCACGTCCATCCGCTCATCCAGGAGGACATCGTCCACACGGGCCAGCGGCCCAAGCTAGACCCCCAGGAGGACTATCTCTACCTCGTCGTCAAGATGCTATACTTCGACGAGGACCGAGGGGGCGAGTTGCGGGCCGAGCAGGTGAGCTTTCTGGTGGGGGAGCGCAACCTAATCTCGTTTCAAGAAGACCCGGGCGATGTCTTCGACCCGATCCGCAAGCGGATCCGGAACGGCCGAGGCCACATCCGCGATCGGGGACCCGACTACCTCGCCTACGCGCTCATAGACGTAATTGTCGATCATTACTTTGTCGTCTTGGAAACGATCGGTGCTCGCACGGAAGACCTCGAAGACGACATCATGGGCGAAGAGCCCGGCGATGTGGAGGACGAGATCCACGACCTGCGTCGCGACCTGATCTTCATGCGCCGGATGACATGGCCGATGCGGGAGCTCCTCCACCAGCTCGAGCGCCTCGACTCGTCCCTGTGGGCGGACCACAACCAGCCCTACGTACGCGACACGTACGACCACGTCGTGCAGGTGCTTGACCTCGTGGAGTCCCTGCGCGACACGGCCAGCGGGCTGCACGACCTGCATATGACCTCCATCAGCAACCGCATGAATGAAATCATGAAGGTGCTGACGATCATCGGGACGATCTTCATTCCGCTGACGTTCGTTGCGGGCATCTATGGCATGAACTTCGAGTACATGCCCGAGCTGGCC
- the secA gene encoding preprotein translocase subunit SecA yields MFEWIKNLFGDPNERELNKLWPIVEEINDHYEELQDLTDDELRAKTDSFRTEIQEAVADIETRQDEIREKLKRAPGLEGPVGGDGQVTEMEGEPLSLEERDALYDEFDELEEEWQDLVEDKLWELLPKAFAVVKETCRRMLGETWMAGGSKIEWDMVPYDVQILGAIVLHQGRIAEMKTGEGKTLAAVMPLYLNALTGRGCQLVTVNDYLAERDTEWMGPIYEFHGLTVDCVNRYDPHTEGRSEAYEADITYGTNNEIGFDYLRDNSFVVRPEQLMQRGHHYAIIDEIDSVLIDEARTPLIISGPVPDQENDEYRELRDPVEQLVEAQRRLVRSFVKETRELLEEKEAAEDEGDSRRAQELEDEAGLALFRASRGYPKNSQLQKLLNEPGMERLRQKTENFYLQENAKRMPFVDEELYFSVDEKKQTVEMTEKGQEYIAKIMDESEDMFVLPVVGDKIAEVENEYQEKVDELEEALQEKGDLSQEKRENQYMDDKRELEKELQETKREIYNTYSERAERVHAIEQLLKAFTLYERDTEYIVQEGKVQIVDEHTGRVMEGRRYSEGLHEALEAKEEVEIQNATQTYASVTLQNYFRMYDKLSGMTGTAETEAEEFNEIYDLDVVVVPTHEPVRRDDKDDLVFQTKREKYNAIVEKVKEYNKRGQPVLVGSASVEVSETISRTLKQEGIPHNVLNAKQDQAKEEAQIVAEAGQKGSVTIATNMAGRGTDIQITDEVRELGGLAILGSERHESRRIDLQLRGRAGRQGDPGESQFYVSLEDDLMRLFGSDRVAKVMDSMGIEEGEVITHPWINKSIKRAQSKVEQNNFAIRKRQLEYDDVLNSQREVIYKRRREALTGERFHGQVLNMLHEYIEALVGRHYGQGNIAGLREDLLRTLAFDLEMDREKFVQLGEDGVVEHVYDVATDYYRQKRSNIAQPFYQTLRDLNQERGDDMIEQVFVDFTDGQDAIRAVADVDEALETNGQEINEALERTAMLQTIDEKWTDHLRELDELKEGIGLRSFGRKDPVVEYKMEAFDLFSDMMAEIGQEVVSIVFRAGPVVDDEVQTEGQGPRRRLSQRNAQTQHDSAQPDYSIDTDGEGGGQEGEAAERDPTVDEKQPVTVADEPGRNEYVTVRNNANGETTEMKWKYAKKKISQGGWSLVS; encoded by the coding sequence ATGTTTGAATGGATCAAAAATCTGTTCGGCGACCCGAATGAGCGGGAGCTCAATAAGCTCTGGCCCATCGTCGAGGAGATCAACGACCACTACGAGGAGCTACAGGACCTCACGGACGACGAGCTCCGCGCCAAGACCGATTCGTTTCGGACGGAGATTCAGGAGGCCGTGGCCGACATTGAAACGCGGCAGGACGAGATTCGCGAGAAGCTGAAGCGGGCCCCTGGACTGGAGGGCCCCGTGGGCGGGGACGGCCAGGTGACCGAGATGGAGGGCGAGCCCCTCTCCCTCGAAGAGCGGGACGCCCTGTACGACGAGTTCGACGAGCTGGAGGAGGAGTGGCAGGACCTCGTCGAGGACAAGCTGTGGGAGCTGCTCCCCAAGGCGTTCGCCGTCGTGAAAGAGACGTGCCGCCGCATGCTCGGCGAGACGTGGATGGCCGGCGGCTCGAAGATTGAGTGGGACATGGTACCCTATGACGTACAGATCCTGGGGGCCATCGTGCTTCACCAGGGCCGGATCGCGGAGATGAAGACCGGCGAAGGGAAGACGCTGGCCGCCGTGATGCCCCTTTACCTCAATGCCCTGACGGGCCGGGGCTGCCAGCTCGTGACGGTGAACGACTACCTCGCCGAACGGGACACCGAGTGGATGGGGCCCATCTACGAATTTCACGGCCTCACGGTCGACTGCGTCAACCGCTACGACCCGCACACGGAGGGCCGCAGTGAGGCGTACGAGGCCGACATTACGTACGGCACCAACAACGAGATCGGCTTCGACTACCTGCGGGACAACTCGTTCGTCGTGCGCCCCGAGCAGTTGATGCAGCGGGGCCACCACTACGCCATCATTGACGAGATCGACTCGGTTCTGATCGACGAGGCCCGCACGCCGCTCATCATTAGCGGCCCGGTGCCCGACCAGGAGAACGACGAGTACCGGGAGCTGCGCGACCCGGTGGAGCAGCTCGTGGAGGCCCAGCGCCGCCTCGTGCGGTCGTTTGTGAAGGAGACGCGCGAGCTGCTGGAGGAGAAAGAGGCAGCCGAGGACGAGGGCGACTCGCGACGGGCGCAGGAACTGGAAGACGAGGCGGGACTCGCCCTCTTCCGCGCCTCCCGCGGCTACCCCAAGAACAGCCAGCTCCAGAAGCTCCTCAACGAGCCCGGCATGGAGCGCCTGCGGCAGAAGACCGAAAACTTCTACCTGCAGGAGAACGCCAAGCGCATGCCGTTCGTCGACGAGGAGCTCTACTTCTCGGTCGACGAGAAAAAGCAGACCGTGGAGATGACGGAGAAGGGCCAGGAGTACATCGCCAAAATCATGGACGAGTCGGAGGACATGTTTGTCCTGCCCGTCGTCGGCGACAAGATTGCCGAGGTTGAGAACGAGTACCAGGAAAAGGTCGACGAACTGGAGGAGGCGCTCCAGGAGAAGGGCGACCTGTCGCAGGAGAAGCGCGAGAACCAGTACATGGACGACAAGCGGGAGCTGGAAAAGGAGCTCCAGGAGACGAAGCGTGAGATCTACAACACGTACTCGGAGCGGGCCGAGCGCGTCCACGCCATCGAGCAGCTTCTGAAGGCGTTCACCCTGTACGAGCGCGACACCGAGTACATCGTGCAGGAGGGCAAGGTACAGATCGTCGACGAGCACACCGGACGCGTCATGGAGGGACGCCGCTACTCGGAGGGCCTTCACGAGGCGCTGGAGGCGAAGGAGGAGGTCGAAATTCAGAACGCCACGCAGACCTACGCCTCGGTCACGCTCCAGAACTACTTCCGCATGTACGACAAGCTGTCCGGCATGACCGGCACGGCGGAGACGGAGGCCGAGGAGTTCAACGAAATCTACGACCTGGACGTAGTGGTCGTCCCCACCCACGAGCCGGTGCGGCGTGATGACAAGGACGACCTCGTCTTCCAGACGAAGCGGGAGAAGTACAACGCCATCGTCGAGAAGGTAAAGGAGTACAACAAGCGCGGCCAGCCGGTGCTCGTGGGCTCGGCGTCGGTGGAGGTGTCGGAGACGATCAGCCGCACCCTCAAGCAGGAAGGCATCCCCCACAACGTTCTCAACGCCAAGCAGGACCAGGCCAAGGAGGAGGCCCAAATCGTGGCCGAGGCCGGGCAGAAGGGCTCCGTCACGATCGCGACGAACATGGCGGGGCGCGGGACCGACATTCAGATTACCGATGAGGTGCGCGAGCTTGGCGGGCTGGCCATTTTGGGCTCGGAGCGCCACGAAAGCCGTCGCATTGATCTTCAGCTGCGCGGCCGCGCCGGGCGCCAGGGCGACCCCGGCGAGAGCCAGTTCTACGTCTCTCTCGAGGACGACCTGATGCGCCTCTTCGGCTCGGACCGGGTGGCGAAGGTCATGGACAGCATGGGCATCGAGGAGGGCGAGGTCATCACGCACCCGTGGATCAACAAAAGCATCAAGCGGGCGCAGTCGAAGGTGGAGCAGAACAACTTCGCCATCCGGAAGCGCCAGCTGGAGTACGACGATGTGCTCAACTCCCAGCGCGAGGTCATCTACAAGCGCCGCCGCGAGGCCCTCACGGGCGAGCGGTTCCACGGCCAGGTCCTCAACATGCTTCACGAGTACATCGAGGCCCTCGTGGGGCGGCACTACGGGCAGGGCAACATCGCGGGCCTGCGGGAGGACCTCCTCCGCACCCTCGCCTTCGACCTGGAGATGGACCGGGAGAAGTTCGTCCAGCTCGGGGAGGACGGCGTCGTGGAGCATGTCTACGACGTGGCCACCGACTACTACCGGCAGAAGCGTTCCAACATTGCCCAGCCGTTCTACCAGACACTACGCGACCTGAATCAGGAGCGCGGCGACGACATGATCGAGCAGGTATTCGTCGACTTCACCGACGGCCAGGATGCGATCCGGGCCGTCGCGGACGTGGACGAGGCCCTCGAGACGAACGGGCAGGAGATCAACGAGGCCCTGGAGCGCACCGCCATGCTCCAGACGATCGACGAGAAGTGGACCGACCACCTGCGCGAGCTCGACGAGCTGAAGGAGGGCATCGGCCTCCGCTCGTTCGGGCGCAAGGACCCGGTCGTCGAGTACAAGATGGAGGCGTTCGACCTCTTCTCCGACATGATGGCCGAGATTGGCCAGGAGG
- a CDS encoding universal stress protein, protein MTGVNRILVPHDFTPASARVLPHAFALAAKMKARFYVLHVTDRSDAPYPARDLPAVRKKLRRAGVASAEALHAVPIEGRSRKDGGVAETICQFADEEEIDLIALGTRGREGARRFLLGSVGETVIRRAERPVLALRGEGAGAPPVPGTLDRILVPVDFSEHAQEASRTAAEWARFFDAQVDLLHVVTGRSAPPPEQASSVPNEEHAGSEKKARQALATMGRELGALGVSVAVHARTGAAAPMITEFVEAEETDFIVMSPRGRTGLKRFLLGSVAEAVIRHVPCPVLTVRTYGRSIRALAD, encoded by the coding sequence ATGACCGGCGTCAACCGAATTCTGGTGCCCCACGACTTCACGCCCGCTTCGGCCCGGGTGCTGCCGCACGCCTTTGCCCTCGCCGCAAAGATGAAGGCGCGGTTCTACGTGCTTCACGTCACCGATCGGTCCGACGCCCCCTATCCGGCCCGAGACCTGCCGGCCGTCCGGAAGAAACTGCGACGGGCCGGGGTGGCCTCGGCGGAAGCCCTGCACGCGGTCCCCATTGAGGGACGGTCCCGCAAAGATGGCGGGGTGGCGGAGACCATTTGCCAGTTCGCCGACGAGGAGGAGATCGACCTGATCGCCCTCGGGACGCGCGGCCGGGAAGGGGCTCGTCGCTTTCTCCTCGGGAGCGTGGGGGAGACGGTCATTCGTCGTGCCGAACGCCCGGTGCTCGCCCTGCGTGGGGAGGGGGCCGGCGCTCCGCCCGTGCCCGGAACGCTGGACCGCATCCTCGTGCCCGTGGACTTTTCGGAGCATGCGCAGGAGGCCAGCCGCACCGCGGCGGAGTGGGCCCGCTTCTTCGACGCACAGGTGGACTTGTTGCACGTCGTGACGGGCCGTTCGGCGCCGCCCCCCGAACAGGCATCGTCCGTTCCGAACGAGGAGCACGCTGGTTCCGAGAAAAAGGCCCGCCAGGCACTGGCGACGATGGGCCGGGAGTTGGGGGCGCTGGGCGTCTCGGTGGCGGTTCACGCCCGGACCGGCGCGGCCGCGCCCATGATCACTGAATTCGTTGAGGCCGAGGAGACGGACTTCATTGTCATGTCCCCCCGGGGCCGGACGGGGCTGAAGCGGTTCCTGCTTGGCAGTGTGGCGGAGGCCGTGATCCGGCACGTGCCCTGTCCCGTGCTCACGGTGCGGACGTACGGCCGGTCCATCCGGGCGCTCGCCGACTGA